A region of Larimichthys crocea isolate SSNF chromosome X, L_crocea_2.0, whole genome shotgun sequence DNA encodes the following proteins:
- the LOC109136920 gene encoding tachykinin-like peptides receptor 99D yields the protein MDLFQDADWCLSPLLLYDDSQERLNHSFHSSMMLPSTLSPPTAPPHQPLPSLMPSSLISSHSFSTTPTSSFPQTSTFDSKPYSFFPLSLSTFSSNDLADLESMLLWTHHEPSTIALTIMYCLSFILGFVGNLMSLRVLTNRRGRRLGGVSATRSLLVNLAVCDLAVVCVCMPITLGNQIYTAWVYGDLLCRAVPFTQAVSVSASVLTLTVISVNRYYSVRSPLRARSMFTRRRILATVAVVWIVSSIMCSPIAVMNRRREISFGTFAILVCQEEWPQHRLKQGYNVLLFVMLYCLPVTFNLNIGFLTGRRLWGGKKSTFADLDPRSQALHVSRLKTRQKIAKMVMCLVLLFAVSWLPLYLADLWIDCEQKPPSWLLQARPFAQWLGLTNSSLNPICYCFIGDLYRSAKVIRTRYYQKVASLFGSSSFTSSAAVSSPVTVITDTKVTTAEHQHIAAAAVAASASIVTIPRLLSLARGQGLGQKVGDSSDSRAGSDHSISDWCQSSPSVCNSSLLHCQLHTLQHSIGRADLLPTRRHSVNENAGPLSLRIESVEIDMLPLRRHSGDRIYCLSADKRDIITTGRDALCYTGQHRSITSQTFSPVGDREDEGTDITSL from the exons ATGGATCTGTTCCAGGACGCGGACTGGTGTCTctctccactgctgctgtacGATGACTCTCAGGAAAGACTCAACCACAGCTTTCACAGCTCTATGATGCTGCCCTCTACTCTCAGTCCACCCACTGCTCCTCCCCACCAACCTCTACCCTCTCTAATGCCCTCCTCCCTCATTTCCTCCCATTCGTTCTCCACCACCCCGACCTCATCCTTCCCACAAACATCCACGTTTGACTCCAAACCCTACTCCTTCTTTCCATTGTCCCTGTCCACCTTTTCTTCTAATGACTTGGCAGACCTGGAGAGCATGCTACTCTGGACTCACCACGAGCCCAGCACAATCGCTCTGACCATCATgtactgtctgtctttcattttGGGATTTGTTGGGAATTTAATGTCCCTGCGCGTCCTCACCAACAGACGGGGCCGACGGCTGGGTGGCGTCAGCGCCACGCGCAGTCTCCTGGTGAACTTGGCGGTGTGTGACctggctgtggtgtgtgtgtgcatgcccaTCACCCTGGGAAACCAGATCTACACTGCCTGGGTCTACGGCGACCTCCTGTGTCGAGCCGTGCCCTTCACGCAGgctgtttcagtttcagccaGTGTGTTGACGCTAACAGTGATCAGCGTGAATCGCTATTACAGTGTTCGATCGCCACTGCGAGCTCGCTCCATGTTTACCCGCCGTCGAATCTTGGCGACCGTCGCTGTGGTGTGGATAGTGTCTTCAATCATGTGCTCTCCTATCGCAGTGATGAACCGGCGACGGGAGATCAGCTTTGGGACATTCGCCATCTTGGTCTGTCAGGAAGAGTGGCCTCAGCATCGCCTGAAACAGGG ATACAatgttctgctgtttgtgaTGCTCTACTGCCTGCCAGTGACCTTTAACCTCAACATAGGCTTCCTAACCGGCAGGCGGCTTTGGGGAGGGAAGAAATCCACTTTCGCTGATCTTGATCCTCGCAGCCAAGCACTGCATGTCTCGCGCCTAAAGACGCGCCAGAAGATCGCCAAGATGGTAATGTGTCTCGTGCTGCTGTTTGCAGTGTCTTGGCTGCCACTCTACTTGGCTGACCTTTGGATAGACTGCGAGCAAAAGCCACCATCTTGGCTCCTGCAGGCACGGCCATTTGCCCAGTGGTTGGGCCTGACAAACTCTAGTCTTAATCCCATCTGTTATTGTTTCATAGGGGATCTGTACCGTTCAGCAAAGGTGATAAGGACACGATACTACCAGAAAGTCGCATCTCTCTTTGGCTCCTCCTCGTTCACCAGCTCAGCTGCAGTGTCATCTCCTGTCACAGTGATTACAGACACCAAAGTGACTACTGCTGAGCACCAACATATTGCTGCCGCTGCTGTGGCAGCATCTGCATCCATTGTTACGATCCCCAGACTGTTGAGCTTGGCCAGAGGCCAGGGACTGGGGCAGAAGGTTGGAGACAGTTCAGACAGCCGTGCAGGATCTGACCACAGTATCTCAGACTGGTGTCAGTCCAGTCCCAGTGTCTGTAACAGCTCCCTGTTGCACTGCCAACTCCACACACTCCAGCACTCCATAGGAAGAGCAGACCTCCTACCCACTAGAAGACACTCTGTGAATGAGAACGCTGGACCATTATCATTAAGAATCGAGTCTGTGGAAATAGACATGTTGCCTTTAAGGAGGCATTCAGGGGACAGAATATATTGTCTGTCAGCTGATAAGAGAGACATCATTACCACAGGCAGAGACGCTCTCTGTTACACTGGGCAGCACAGAAGCATAACATCACAAACCTTCTCTCCCGTAGGAGACAGGGAGGATGAAGGAACCGATATCACCAGTCTGTGA